GCAGCCGGCTGTCGCCGGTCCAGTGGTCGAGGCGATCGAGGCAGCAACGGGCGGATGACCGTGCCGACTCCTCCCCGCCATTGTCTGGTCATCGCTCCCCAATGCGCCGAACTCGGTCTGCTCGAGGGGCTGGAGGGCCTGGCACACTCCTTGTACGGATTGCTCACCGACCACTGGACAGGAGCCTGTGCCGGCGCCCCCGCTGCCGGGTCCGCGGTGCTCAGCGGATCTTCCGTCTGCCAGGCGCAGATCGAGGCCGCGATCCGCGACGCCGCGCGGCGGGCGGGGGAAGCGGGAGCGGTCCTGGTGCTGGCGCTGCTGGGGCATGGCATCACACCGGGCCAGAACCCGACGCTCTATCTGATGGCGGGTGACTCGCGGGCCGATGTGATCGCGACTGCGGTGAACGTCGGCCGGCTGTTGACCGAGGTCCTGGAGACGCCGGGTCTTCCCGGCGTGCTCGCGCTCGTCGACACCTGCCGTGCCGGTGGCGCCACCCCGGACCTCAAAGCAGTGGACGCCGGAGTGCAACAGGGCGCGACGCGGCTGTCCTTGCTGATGTCTGTCGGGGCCAGGCAGGACGCGCACGGGCTGGCGTTCACGCGCGGCCTCGTGCAGGTGCTCACGCAGGGTGTCAGCGGGGCAGGAGAGTTCCTGCGGCCCTCGTCGGTCCTCGATGCGGTGAGGACCGCCGCCCCGGGACAGGACGCCCGACTCGTGGAGTATGACGGCGCGTTGTTCGGCGAGCGCCTGTGGCTGGCGCGCAACGCGTTGCGTCACGACCGGTGCGGGTCGGTGCTCGGGCCGACGGGGACCGAAGAGCTGGACCGGGCGCTGCAACCGCTGGGCGGTGCGGAGCTGCTGACCGGGTCCGTCACCGGCCCGGACGTACTGGAGCGGCTGCGCGGCACTCTGCGTGCTACCTCTTCCGCCTGCCCCTCGGAGCAATCGTGGGCCCTGCGCGTCCTGGACGGTCTGCTGGACTGCCTGCGGACGATCGAATTGCTCATGTCCTGGCCCGGCCGGCCACTGACATCCGAACGTCTCCGGCGCGCGACGGCCGTGGGGAGCGGCCGGTCCGGCACACCGCTGCCCGACACTGCCGGCACCGAGCTGTTGCGGGACGCCGTGGAATACCTGCGAATGCGTGCCCCACGGGTCGGGGAGACGGGCACAACTCCCTTGGCAAGGTTTGTCGCCGCGCTGGCTGCCGAGGACCAGCTTGCCCGGGACGATGCGCGGCTCACCGCCTGGGCGCACTCCGTCCGCGCGGCCGTCGAACTCAGCGACGCTTTCGACGCACAGCGACAGCAGCACACCAGATCGAGGCTGCGCCTGGTCGTCAGCCTGCACTCTGCCGTCGCCGACGACTGGCCCGAGACACTGGAGACGTGGCTGCTGGACCGCGGAGAGGTTCATGCGCACCAGTCGTTCGACTGCTCCCCGGACCAGGCCGGAGTCGAACAGCGACTGGCCGGAGCGCTGAGGTGGGCGTCCCGGCGGGCCAAGGAGGTGGGCGCCCCACTGCAACGGGTCGAGATCGCGGCCTCCGCCGCATTGCTGCTGCGGTGGCGGCCGGAGGAGATTGATTTTGGGGAGCGGCTGGGAGTCGCACACGACGTCGTACTGCGCTGGAGCGAGCGTCTGTGCCCGCCGGACCGCTTGTGGTGGATCAACGATCGTGCTCGGGAGAGGCTCGAGGCGATGAGCGAAGGCGGCACCGGCGCGCCTGTGGACTGGCTCGGCGAGCCCGAGACCGTTCGGACCCAGGAGCTCAGTGAGCGGCTGCGGCACGGTGCGTACCAGCGGGCGGTCGCTCTCGGGCACCGGCCGCCGCGGTTCGAACAGGTGATGGAGGTACTGCTGGCGCATGCCCCGATCGTCCTGTGGCCGGGCGGCGACCGCGGTGTGCCGGACAGGTACCGCAACAGCCTGGACAGGTTCTGGCATTTGCTGCCCACCGAGTTCAGTGAGGCCTACCGGCGCAGCTGGGGACCGAAGCCACCGGCACAGGCCGATGGCCGGGAGCATCTGGCGGAGCTGAGATCGGTATGGCACGACCCGGAATGGCTCGACTTCTGCGACTGGTTCGAGCAGTGCGCAATGGATGGGGAGAACTTCGCATGACCTGGCAGCCCTACTACCAAGGGGACGGTGTTCCTCGTGATGTCGATCTCGGAAAACCACCGCCGTGGCGCAGTTTCCCCCGTCAGACCCTGCACAAGGAATTCGAGCCGCCGCCGGGTCTGATCAAGGCGGTCAACGCCGCGCTGGCGCTGCGTCGGCCGCTGCTGGTGACCGGCTCGGCGGGCTCTGGAAAGTCCACGGTGATCGAGCAGGTTGCGGCCGAGTTGAAACTGGGTGACGTGCTTCGCTGGCACATCACCTCCCGCAGCACGCTGACCGAGGCGCTGTACCGGTACGACGCCCTGGGCCGCATCCATGCGCAGCGGCTGGACGGGCCCACGGGGGGCGACGACATCGCGCCGTTCCTGCAGATGGGACCGCTGGGGACGGCGCTGCTGCCGACGGAGCGTCCCCGTGCGTTGCTGATCGACGAGATCGACAAGAGCGATCTGGATCTGCCGAGCGACCTGCTCGATGTGTTGGAACGTGGCGAGTTCGAGATTCCCGAACTCGCCCGGTACAAGAGCGAGACCGTCCACGTGCGCCAATGGAACGGCGACGAGCGACGTCCGGTGACCCGCGGTCGGGTGCAGTGCGACGTGTTCCCGTTCATCGTGATGACCAGCAATGGTGAACGGGACTTTCCGGCCGCCTTTCTGCGGCGTTGCATCCGCTACACGATGCCGAAGCCGACGATCGACGCGCTGCGCCGGATCGTCGACTCGCATCTGCGGACTGCCAACGATGGCTCCGGCGAGATCGATGCGTTGATTGCTGGTTTCGTTGACCGGATCTCGGCAGGGGAGAGCCTGGCGATCGACCAGTTGCTCAACGCCGTTCATCTGCTGACCGGCGGCGGAGCCCCTGCCGGAGAGGACGAGCGGGAGGTCATGGACCTCGTGCTGCGCGAGCTGTCCCGTGCCTGAGGAGCTGCTGGAGCGAGCGGTGGCCGCCCTGAAGGCCGCGGTCCCGGAGATGGATGGCACCGCGTTGGCAGAGGCGCTGTGGCTCGCCTCGAGGATGGCGAGCGACGACCGGACCGGTGAGGCGTCCGAAGCACCGCTCGTGCCACCGGAGCCGCCGGCCACACCTGAGCCTGCTCCCCAGCCTGCGGCGGAGACCGCGTCGCCGCCTGCTGAGACCAGGGCGGAGACCGGCACGCGTGCGCTGCACGAGCGCCTGGCGGGGGGAGCCTCGCGGATTCGGGGTGATGCGGTGGCTGTGCCCCGGGCCGCGGGTCTTCCGCTGTCTCTGGAGGTGACCCGAGCACTGCGGCCGTGGAAGCGACCGTGGCGTCAGGGCCGCCGACATGCGCTGGACATCGAAGCCACCGTGGAAGGCTATGCGCGCAGCGGAGAGCTCATCCCTGCGTTCACCGCGGCCCCGGAGCGGTGGTTCGATCTGGTGCTCATCGTGGACCGTTCCCCCGCGATGCAGGTGTGGCAGGAGACCATTGCCGACTTCACGGCTGTACTGGATCGGCTGGGGGCGTTCCGTACACTTCAGGTGCGCGATCTCACTGTGGACCGCGGCCTGGAACTGCGGGATCCGCAGGGCAGGCTGACGGGGCCCGGAGAGTTGCGGGCGCCGGGTGGTCGTCGTCTGGTAGTCGTCGTGTCCGATTGTGCCGCTCCGGGGTGGCGCGGGCCTGCGGTCTGGCGGCAGCTACGGGAGTGGTCCGTGACGACGCCGGTCGCGCTGCTGAATCCGCTGCCGACGAAGCTCTGGCGCAGGACCGGCCTGGATCTGCCGACGGTACGGGTTTTTCCCCGTTCGCCCGGCTCGGGGAACTCGAATCTGACGTTCGACACACCGCCGTTGCTGCCGGTTGATCGGGAAAGCGTGGGTGGCGAGTGGTATCCGATTCCCGTGCTGTCGCTGTCCCCCCACTCTCTGGACCGCTGGTCACGCGCGGTGATGCGGGCGGCGCCGGAAGGGTGTGGCGCTGTGCTGGTTCCGCCGAGCGGGCGGACCAGTGGCCGGTTGCGGCGGCCTTCCCGTTCCTCGGGAGCCGACGCACGCGTCGAGGCCTTCCTCAGGACGGCCACGCCCGCTGCTGCGCGACTCGCTGTGCTGTGCTCGGCCTTCGACCGGCTCGGCATGCGCCTGTTGCGTCTCATCCGCCAGGAGCTGGTGCCGGAAGCCACGACAGCCGATGTCGCCGAACTCCTCACCAGCGGACTCTTCTCGCTCGGTACCGACGCGGGAGGCACGGTCGAGCTGGACTTGGCCGAGGCCGTACAGGGTCGGCTGCGGCACGAACTGGCGGAGCACGAGCTGTGGCGGATCAACAGAGCGATCAGCCGCCATGTGTCCTCGCGGGGGGACGGAGGGGGGCAGCTGCCCTCGGTGGCGTATGCCCCGGAGAGCACGGCCGAGCTGCTGGCGGAGCGTCAGGCGTTCGGGCAGGCGTCCCGCAGGACGCTGGAATTGCTGGGGCTGGCTGCGAACGAGGCCTCGACGCTTCAGCCGGCTGAGGCAGGGAGGGGCGTTCCCGCGCAACTCCCCGCGGCTGTCCCTCTCTTGGTGGGGCGGGAGCGGTCGCACAGGGAACTGGTGCGGTTCCTCACGTCGCCGGGCTCACCCGTGGTGTCGGTGGCGGCACGTGGCGGGCAAGCAGGGGCAGGGAAAACCACGTTGGCGGTGCATACCGCCCACGCGCTGGCGGAGCACTTTCCGGACGGCCGGCTCTTCGTGGATCTGCGGGGGGCCAGTGCCCGGCCGCTTGCACCATCGTCCGTGCTGGCAGGCTTCCTGCGGGCGCTGGGCGTTCCGCCGGAATCCATTCCGGCGAGCGGGGGCGAGCGGTCGGAGCTCTACCGTGCCACCGTCGCCGGCCGACGTTTGCTGATTCTTTTGGACAACGCCCACGACGCACACCAAGTCCGTCCGTTGTTGCCGGATTCTGATGGCTGTGCAGTGCTCATCACCAGCAGGAATGCACTGACGCGCGTCCAGACCCATGCGCTGCAATTGGGCCCGCTGGATGACGCCGACGGGGTGGAACTGCTGCGGTACGTGGCAGGGAGAGCGGGGACCCTCCTCGCGCCCGACGAGGCTCTGGAGCTGGTCCGAGGCTGTGACGGATGGCCGCTCCCCATTGCCCTGATCGCCAAGTGGATCGCTCTGGGAGACACGCCTCCGGGGAACCGGATAGCGCTGCGATTGCGAGGCAAGGACCCGGAGATCTCGGCGTTGGACACCGTCCTCCAACTCTGTTTCAGCCGTTTGGAGCCCGGCCTCCACTCGGACCTGCTCCTTCTCGCCCAGCCCGATGCCGGATACCTCACCATCCAGGAGATCACGGCGCTCCTGGGCACCAGCGCCGACGCGGCCGTCGGATCGGTGGAGGTGCTGGTCAGGCGTGGTCTGCTGGAGCACCCGGATGTGGGTCGGAGCCACTTTGGATTTCATGACGCGGTGCGTCGCTTCGCACGTGTGCAGGCCACGGCACAAGTGCGGTCGGACGCCATGGCACGGCTCCTCGACCACTACAGCAGGGCCGCCGTGAGTGCCTATGCTGCTGCCCGCCCGGGTGACCGGCTCGCCCAGCGGCTGGGGCTGAGCGCATCCGAGTCCGTCGGACCGCCCGGCACGGACATGGAAGGGCTCCTGGAGCAGTCCCCGAATCTGCTGTTCGAGCTGGCGTCAGAGCACGGGCATCCTCAGGACAACATCACCCGGGCCGGCGTGCTTCTGCTTCTCAGGGACCTTGCCGGATCTCCTCAGCACGCGTCGCAGTACCGCGAAGCGACCCGAGCCGTCATCGAGTCGGCCACCGCGGCATACGCGACATTGAGCCTGGCCCGCGCCCGCGTGGCTCTCGCCCACAGTCACTTCGCCGCCGGGCTTTTGGACGAGGCGGAGCGGGAGTTGGCAGACGCGCCGTATGACGTGTTGCCGGACCACGCGACCCTGGGCCTCGTCGAGCAGCTGCGGGGGGACCTCGCCCAGCAACGAGGTGCAGCGGATTCCGCGATGGAGCACTTCTCACGGGCTCGCTCCATTGCCCGGGAAGAATCAGACCTCTTCGCGGAGGCTTCGGCACTCCACAGCCTCGCGCTGCTTCAACTGGAGGCCCGGTCAGTCAACGATGCGATCGGCACGGCCGAGCGCGCCCTCGTGATGTGCCAAGAACTGGGCGCGTCATCGATGGCCGCCCGCCTGCACCACCTGATCGGCAAGGCGTGGCACGACCTCGGGGACCACCAGCGGGCAGCCGAGAGCCGCGAGAATTCCCTGCGGTTGTCCCAAGCTACCGGCAGCCGGGGCCGGCAGGGCTTGACTCTGCCGCGGAGGGCAGAGAGCACGCGGGCTGCGAGCAGCGCCGTGCAGCCACGCGACGCTGCCCGGGAAGGTCGTGACCTGACCGACGCGAACGGTCCAACAGGCCGCCGCCGGCCCGTACTTGGCCATGCCATTGCTGCATTGAGCCAGGGGGGCGGTACCCCCCGGGAACAGTTCGTGCTGCTGGACGAGCAGCGAGTGGCGTACGAGTCGGTGCGCGACGCGGTCCGTCAGGCGCGACGCGCGGATGGCAAGGAAGTGGTCGTGGTCACCGGTGGCCCGGGGTCAGGGAAGAGCGTGATCGCGCTCTCCTTGCTCGGTGACCTCTATCGGCAGGGAATCCCGGTGCTGCATGCGACCGGGTCCCGTGCTGTGACCACGACGATGCGCACGGTGGCCGGCGCCCACAAACGGGAAGTCCGAAACCTCTTCAGGTACTTCAACGGCTTCGCGTCCGCCGAGAGCAACGGCCTGGATGTACTCATCTGCGACGAGGCGCATGGGATCCGCGAGAGTTCCGTAACTCGCTTTACCCCGGCTTCGCAGCGGACCGGCAAGAGGCAGATCGACGAGCTGATCGACGCAGCAAGGGTCCCGGTCTTCCTGCTCGATGAGCACCAACTCGTCCGGCCGGGCGAGGTAGGGACAGTCGAGAACATCAGGGCGGCTGCGGCGGCCAAGGGGCTGAAGTCCCGGATGGTGTCGCTGGACGGCCAGTTCCGCTGCGGCAGCAGCGAGGCATACCTGCGGTGGGTGGCACGGCTGCTCGGGCTGGAGGGCGACGGGCCCGTGGAGTGGGAGCCGGACGGCAAGATGCAGCTGGCCGTGGCGGATTCGCCGTGGGAGCTGGAGGCGTACCTGGAGGGTTGCCGTGCTCAGGGATACGCAGCCCGGATGACCGCCGGGTTCTGCTGGAGGTGGACAACAACGATCGAGTCCGGGGATTTGCTCCCGCTCGACGTGCGGATCGGCGAGTGGGCGCGCCCCTGGAATGTCTCCGGGGACCGTAGGGTGGCCGGTGCTCCGCCGGGAGCGCTGTGGGCGACCGACCCGGCGGGCTTCGGCCAGGTGGGCACTGTGTATGCGGCACAGGGTTTCGAGTATGACTGGGGCGGCGTGATCATCGGTCCTGATCTGGTGTGGCGTGGCGAAAAGTGGGTCACGGACCGTAGGGCTTCGAAGGACCCGGTGTTCACCAGGGCCACGGCGGACGCGGAAGTGGACCGGTTCATTCGGAACAGGTACAAGGTGCTGTTGACGCGCGGCATGGTCGGCACAGTCATCTACTCGACGGATGCCGAGACGCGCGCGAAACTGCATGAGTTGGCGGGCGGGGCCGGGACGCCGCGGCCTGCGCAAGAGGCCCACCACAGGTGATCGCCTTCTCTGATGTCCTGGCCCCTGATTCGTCTTTGGATGCTCGGGCACCCCGGCCTCTTGCCTCCCCACGTGCCGGCACGGCCGCTCACAACTGCTGTTGTGCGGCGCCGGGCGGGAGATGGCAGGGCAGGTTCACCCGCAGCACCATGTGCTGTGCGGAGTCGACCGCGGTCTCCGCGGAGACCGCGTATGCCGTGCGGTCGTTCGTCATGTCCCGCAGAACCGCCGGCTTGGCCACGAGAGGGTCGGCGGCGTGCGCGGCGGTCGCAGCTCCGAGGGCTTGACGTTCACGGGTTCCGGCACCGTCGGCTCAACTTCGGCTAGGGGAAGTGGCGGCCGGGCCTGTTCGGCTCAAGGGTTTGAGGTGGGTGCAATGGCGTGTTGGGGGGCGGGGGCGGGGCCGTCATGGTTTCGGGCATCTCGGGTTCGTGCAGGGTGCGCAGCAGCAGCCATCCCAGGGCGGGGAAGGCGATGAGCGGGGTGAGTGCGGTCTGGAGGGAGGTGGCGTCGGCGGCGGCGCCGATGAGGGGGCTCGCGAGGCCGCCGACGCTGACGGTCAGGCCCAGGGTGACGCCGCCGGCGGTGCCGACGTGGCGGGGCAGATAGTCCTGGCCGAGGGTCACGTGCAGGGAGAAGGGCACGTACAGGCCGGCCGAGGTCAGGGCGGTGAACAGGTACAGGAGCGGGCCGGGGACCAGGACCGTGCCGGCGACGGCGGGAAGGGTCAGGGCGTAGGACCAGCGCACCACCGCGATACGGCCGTAGCGGGTGGCGAGCCGTCCTCCGGCGACGGTGCCGACCGCGCCGCCCAGGTAGAGCACGAACAGGGCCGCGGTGCCCGCGACGTCGCCGCCTCCGGTGCGCTGGCGGGCGTACAGGGAGATGAAGGCGCTCAGCCCGACGAAGACGATCGAGCGGCACACGATGGCTCCGGACATCGTGAGGAAGGCCCGCCAGTCGTCCTTGCCCGCCCGACGGGCCGCGGCCGACGCGGTGGCTGCGGCCGTGACGGTGCCGTTGACGGTCCGCAGCGCGGCCCCACACAGGGCGGCGCCGGCCAGGGCCGGGACGACCAGCAGCGGGGAGGCGCGCAGGCCGCCGGTGGCGATGACGGCGGAGACCATCAGCG
This Streptomyces decoyicus DNA region includes the following protein-coding sequences:
- a CDS encoding vWA-MoxR associated conflict system protein produces the protein MTVPTPPRHCLVIAPQCAELGLLEGLEGLAHSLYGLLTDHWTGACAGAPAAGSAVLSGSSVCQAQIEAAIRDAARRAGEAGAVLVLALLGHGITPGQNPTLYLMAGDSRADVIATAVNVGRLLTEVLETPGLPGVLALVDTCRAGGATPDLKAVDAGVQQGATRLSLLMSVGARQDAHGLAFTRGLVQVLTQGVSGAGEFLRPSSVLDAVRTAAPGQDARLVEYDGALFGERLWLARNALRHDRCGSVLGPTGTEELDRALQPLGGAELLTGSVTGPDVLERLRGTLRATSSACPSEQSWALRVLDGLLDCLRTIELLMSWPGRPLTSERLRRATAVGSGRSGTPLPDTAGTELLRDAVEYLRMRAPRVGETGTTPLARFVAALAAEDQLARDDARLTAWAHSVRAAVELSDAFDAQRQQHTRSRLRLVVSLHSAVADDWPETLETWLLDRGEVHAHQSFDCSPDQAGVEQRLAGALRWASRRAKEVGAPLQRVEIAASAALLLRWRPEEIDFGERLGVAHDVVLRWSERLCPPDRLWWINDRARERLEAMSEGGTGAPVDWLGEPETVRTQELSERLRHGAYQRAVALGHRPPRFEQVMEVLLAHAPIVLWPGGDRGVPDRYRNSLDRFWHLLPTEFSEAYRRSWGPKPPAQADGREHLAELRSVWHDPEWLDFCDWFEQCAMDGENFA
- a CDS encoding AAA family ATPase; this translates as MTWQPYYQGDGVPRDVDLGKPPPWRSFPRQTLHKEFEPPPGLIKAVNAALALRRPLLVTGSAGSGKSTVIEQVAAELKLGDVLRWHITSRSTLTEALYRYDALGRIHAQRLDGPTGGDDIAPFLQMGPLGTALLPTERPRALLIDEIDKSDLDLPSDLLDVLERGEFEIPELARYKSETVHVRQWNGDERRPVTRGRVQCDVFPFIVMTSNGERDFPAAFLRRCIRYTMPKPTIDALRRIVDSHLRTANDGSGEIDALIAGFVDRISAGESLAIDQLLNAVHLLTGGGAPAGEDEREVMDLVLRELSRA
- a CDS encoding MFS transporter — its product is MSTNQPPAPSTGKSIRLLSLGHACVDIYQGAVAALVPFFLTERAYTYAAASGIVLAASLLSSVAQPLFGALTDRWPMPWLLPVSTLAGGVGVALSGLSGSYALTLAVVAVSGIGVAAYHPEAARIARIASRGSHNAMGLFSLGGNIGFAAAPLMVSAVIATGGLRASPLLVVPALAGAALCGAALRTVNGTVTAAATASAAARRAGKDDWRAFLTMSGAIVCRSIVFVGLSAFISLYARQRTGGGDVAGTAALFVLYLGGAVGTVAGGRLATRYGRIAVVRWSYALTLPAVAGTVLVPGPLLYLFTALTSAGLYVPFSLHVTLGQDYLPRHVGTAGGVTLGLTVSVGGLASPLIGAAADATSLQTALTPLIAFPALGWLLLRTLHEPEMPETMTAPPPPPNTPLHPPQTLEPNRPGRHFP